The Engraulis encrasicolus isolate BLACKSEA-1 chromosome 22, IST_EnEncr_1.0, whole genome shotgun sequence sequence CAATGTTCTGCTGCCACTGACTGAAGGCAAGACAAAAAAATACAGGTTTTGAATCACATTGCAAACAGAATTACATTTTCATAACTACTGtatgttaaccccttagcacagagcttaatttataaccttattgtcatcaaaattgtaatggcgaTGTCTTAATattttacttaaggctctctgtactgtctagaaagttgttatgatgtacttgagtattttcagcaaatagtgaataggcccgccggcaaccccatctgcagtaagagactgCGTATTAATAGTTTGTTTTTAGAACTATGTGAGTAAGATATGAAAGATAAGGAAACAGAGTAGAAGTGAGGGAAAGGATCGCCTGTCTTAGACTGTGTATGTCAGGTAAGTGTTGTATGTAGTGCTCCAGACCAGACCcaatattttctgtgtgtgtgtgtgtgtgtgtgtgtgcgtgcgtgagggagGACTCACCTCTGTGGAGTAGTGCGTGTGACGTCAGTGCAGCGCGTTGTGGCCCAGGCGCAGTAGGGGTCTCTGGCCAGCACACACTCCCCACAGGTGGCATGGGCCGAGCAGCTACTCACACCCAGCTGCACCACCCCGGAGTACGACGACACAAACAACACAccctgcagacacaaacacacacacacacacactataaattaGTGTTGATGTAgcataaatacataaaataataatagatcaaataaacaaatatgtaaaataaaatacaaacaaacatacaagcaAACAGACCCGACAGTCCAAATAGcaagcacgtgcgcacacacacaggcaaacgcacAATATCCTAGAACTACAAATGCGGCTGTCACGTGTTTCAATACCACCCAGATATTCAGCATGAGTACCTTGCCTGAGTCCAGTTCAATGTGCTGTATGGGCTGTTGCCTGGGAAACAGGGCGATCTCCTCGATGATGTGGATCTTGTCAGCAGCACTCACCGCCTTATGCAGTCGCCCATCATCTGCCAGTCACAAAACACAGCCACCGTAAACTGCATGCCATAATACAGGCTAAAATATACCGTAACAATGATCAATATGCAAACACAATTACACTATTGTTCAAGGAACCTGAGGCCAGTTACATGAAATAGAGattcagacagacaagcagaggacatacacacaatacacttcATTGATCTCAATGTAAATGTGTTATTTATTAAATTATACAAGGTGCTgtaatacagtacaatgcaatgtTGACAGAGACACTAAGCACACATCTGTTCCAAAGAACatcagatatctctctctctcgctctctctctctctctctctctctctctctctctctctctctctctctctctctctctctctctctctctctctctctctctctcacacacacacacacacacacacacacacacacacacacacacacacacacacacacacacacacacataaatcacaCTTGACTAAAACTGTGAAAAACACACCTGTGCCTAGGAACATGACATCATAGACCTTGTGCAGTCCTTGGACGCGCTGCACGGCGATCTGCGTGTACCGAACGCTCTGTGTCCGCAGCAGCGGAGAGCTCCGGATCACGCCGTCCATGAGGAAATGGTCCTTCACAAAGTTCAGCACCTTGTCAGGCATGTGCAAGGACGAGTcgtaccccatctctctcaccgaGTTGCTCACACACTACAGAGTAAAGACAAGGAATGCATCAAATTGCATGAATATGAATAGCCCCGCTCTCCAAACACTATAAAAGACatttaaatgcaattttattttttccccccaaaatctaaTTTTATGATAACACTGAGACATTGGGAGCTGAGCTAATGTTGTCTGCCTTTTACTAATGGAATTCCAACACAAGAGTGATGTTGCTGAACATTAATTGAGAGGCACAGCTCTTCCATATGCACATTGTATTCATGCTAAGTTGTAATGTTGCAATGTTAAAGCAAAGCATAAgagtcctgtttgtgtgtgtgtgtgtgtatgtgtgtgtgtgtgtgtgtgtgtctgtgtgtgtgtgtgtgtgtgtgtgtgtgtgtgtgtgtgtgtgtgtgtgtgtgtgtgtgtgtgtgtgtgtgtgcgtgtctgtgtgcgtgtgttccttaCCGCTCCAGGGCGGGGTTCTggaacaggttgtgtgtgtgtcgtccagcGCTGCGTTTCTCGATTCAGCTCTCGGTAGCGGCCATTAAACACATTGTCCACTTGCTCCATAgtgaagacacacacagctgacctACCCCATGCTCCTTTAtgcctgggcacacacacacacacacacacacacacacacacacacacacacacacacacacacacacacacacacacacacacacacacacacaggcgacatTTTGATTCGCTACAGTTGCAAATGTGTCATTCCTCCATTTACATCACACAGCAAttctaaaataggcctataatataatgttgCATATAATGCATGTATGCCACTGTATAGTTGGATATTATCATTCTACCATTCTATAGTGTCATTCTCAGTACAGCTGAATGGGTTACCTGGCCTTCACCCCTTAGTGGTGGGTCATTTAAGTACTTTGTAGAAGGTGactagagtttgtgtgtgtgtgtgtgtgtgtgtgtgtgtgtgtgtgtgtgtgtgtgtgtgtgtgtgtgtgtgtgtgtgtgtgtgtgtgtgtgtgtgtgtgtgtgtgtgtgtgtgtgtgtgtgtgtgtgtgtgtgtgtgtgtgtacatgcatgtgcgcatgtgcgtggatgcatgagtgtttgtgtaaGCATGCAaatcacgcacatacagtacactaaacACTGATAACAGCACACACCATTGGGAGGTGAAGACAGCATAGAGCAGTGTCTGTTCACGGGTGGGGGCCTTTAAAATGTAGACGTCCTGTAGGATGTTGTAGGGGAAGCCGTCATCAGGCAGCGAGCACTGCAGCTGGGCCTTCAGGAACGTGGTCCACTTCTTCTGAAGCACCCTCTCACCGCCCTCATCATCCTACACAACATACCAACACGCCATCATGAGAGTGCATATAAATAGCACGTCAGTTTTCATGCCAGGGCCAGGTTTTGTGTTTCACTTGGTTATTTATTTGGTTTTCATGGCAAAACTAGAGGTGGAAAAACCGTTAATCTATTTGCAGTAAGGATGTGTTTGGTCTGGGCACATTTTTGCATTCTTTCGTTTAGACACAGAATGTATAGGGAAATCATATTTGCTCGCAAGTGGTTTGTTATGTTATATGCTAAATGACACAAAAACATGAACGCCTCGCATTATACACAAAATGCATGAGCATAAAATGACACACCGTGTTGTGAGAACAgtctgaacatacacacacaggcacccagaaAAACAGACACCCAGATTAACACCATACAtgagcatgtactgtatgaacacactcatacactacaAACATTAACAGGTAAGCTTACGCATAGGCACTTAAAAAGACATGTATAACATATGTATGCAGAAAATGTGTTAGAGAATTAGACCATagtaaacatttaaaaaaatgttttgtacaCACAAAGAGACGGACACGCACAGACAATCATGCGTGGATGTGGGTTTTTTACCTTGCAGACACGGGCTATACGGGACACAATGGTGTTGTCAAAGAAATCAAACTCCCTCCCTGTTTCGCTGAAGAAGAAATAAATCTGATCATCTCCGTCTTTGCCTGCCATGTAAGCAGACTCCACAAACACGGGATCTGTGGAACATAAAGATACAGCAGTACAAAGAGTCTTTGTTAGGCACTTTAACATTCTTAGTTCCAAATGAGAATATCTTATTGGAAGGTATTTATCTGCTGTTCTGCCATGCTGTGGTATTATATGCTGTAACAAATGTGTGTGAGATGTAACCCCACAACTTTATTTTTAAGTTaacttctgtttggtccagcaccagtGTCACTGATGCCTGCACATTCCCTGCTTTTTTACAGTGCTGAATACGTATGTAACATTAAAAGGTTTTTAAATAACTAAAATATCCTGGCTCAGAGGCCAAAGCTTTAGATATACCGATTTGAATGACAACATGCATGGCACTGCACTACTTATTGAGAACTTCTTTACAGTGTGAGCAACAGTGAGCGGTCcaagtgcttgtgtgtgataCAATATACACGGGTGTATTTACCTTACCTGATTGACCTTGGGTTGCATGAAAAGcactatattattattactatttttacaattatattattattaccttcCAGCCAGTTGAGGGAGTTGTCTGTTTTGAGAGACGCCCCGGTGCCCAGGCTCTTGGAGATGGTCGGCTCATTACCCTGGAAGTTACTGACCGTGCCCGTGTACAGCATCCCATCTGCAACACACAACAGCCAGGTTTGTTTGTTGCCTTGTTTGTTGccttgtttatgtatgtgtgtgatttgtcAGGTTGTGTGCATCGAGTCTGCAACACACCACATCTGTGcccctaaatgtgtgtgtgtgtgtgtgtgtgtgtgtgtgtgtgtgtgtgtgtgtgtgtgtgtgtgtgtgtgtgtgtgtgtgtgtgtgtgtgtgtgtacctgcgatGACAGCAGTGTTCTGGTACTCGGGGCTGAAGGGACATCTGCTGCGGCCGTCCTCCATAAGAACCTCACCCTGCTCATCCGTCACCAGTGACAAACTAGcagcatgctacacacacacacacacacacacacacatgcacacacacacatacacaaacacacacacgcattacaaaCTCATACGGAGGCAGTTTATTAGCTAGAAATACGTACCTGTATACTTATATATttaatatacgtatatatataatatacgtATTGCAAGAATATATATTATTGTATTGAAAAAATAtgttaagtgtatgtgtgtgtcattgtgtgtgtgtgtgtgtgtgtgtgtgtgtgtgtgtgtgtgtgtgtgtgtgtgtgtgtgtgtgtgtgtgtgagcgtgcggatGTGTCCAAGTCCATAATCTCCTGCAATCCCCATGGTgatagaaagcgagagagagagagagggagagagagagagagagagagagagagagagatgggcctcgtttacatgagacattcaattcagaattaactcactttaattctgaataaagcttaattccgctttgaaaacgccatgtaaagacttcacaattcggaattaaattaaAGGTCAAAGTAAagtcgacagaactatttaattctgaagtaTTAATTCGCAATTacaaacgtcatgtaaacgtagccatgcTCTAATTTCACACTCACAACATAGGTGCAGGCTGGGCTGAAGGCATAGGTTCCACACACATAGAGGTGCGTGTCGTTCAGATGGAGCAAAAGCTTGATGTAGTTGAAACAGTCTTTCtgcaaaacaaacacaagcacaatcgTCTTGGCACcatgttcctttttttttttaacaatgttgTGTATGTTACTAGTAGCAACCACAAGGGGCCAGTGCACTGCCTTTGTCATTGGTGGACAGGTTACTAGGCCATAGGAAATTAAAatttgactgaaaaaaaaatatgacaaacacaagtaaaaaaaaaacaatgaacaaaAAAGTAGTTTATTCACTGGTACCAACACAGTCTAATTCAACATGGGCAGCTGCTTTCAGTATGGCTCAATGGCAGGGTGAACTTGACCGAGGTGGTTGCTTGCTATGCAAATGCATGTTTGTGATGCTGGTCATTACAATGGAGACTgttaacgctctctctctctccactcacttgCAGGTCTTTCCCTTTAAAGCCGcactcctttctcttcttctccggCGTTTCCcatgacaactgaaaattaagaGTTACAAATGGTCAACATAATTAGTGTCACCACTGGACAAACAATTGCCAGCAAGaaagcaagaacacacacacaccaatctacaccaccaccatcaccaccaccacgcaTGCATACCATCTTTTGTTGTGTGTGCGATGTGATGTCACTGACGTCAAGGGCAAACAGAGTGTCTCTGGCCCCCACATAAAGCGTGTCTTGTGATTGGCTGAGTAGCAGTGAGGTATAGTTGAACACTCCATCTGGTGAGAACTGCCTGACAACACGCTCCTTGGAGTCTGTCAAACAACAAGAACTTTATAAGC is a genomic window containing:
- the LOC134439107 gene encoding semaphorin-4B-like; this encodes MSTISASQVVTMALLVVPWVVMSVLVTIAVEASDEDVIPRIIFPYNSKERVVRQFSPDGVFNYTSLLLSQSQDTLYVGARDTLFALDVSDITSHTQQKMLSWETPEKKRKECGFKGKDLQKDCFNYIKLLLHLNDTHLYVCGTYAFSPACTYVHAASLSLVTDEQGEVLMEDGRSRCPFSPEYQNTAVIADGMLYTGTVSNFQGNEPTISKSLGTGASLKTDNSLNWLEDPVFVESAYMAGKDGDDQIYFFFSETGREFDFFDNTIVSRIARVCKDDEGGERVLQKKWTTFLKAQLQCSLPDDGFPYNILQDVYILKAPTREQTLLYAVFTSQWHKGAWGRSAVCVFTMEQVDNVFNGRYRELNRETQRWTTHTQPVPEPRPGACVSNSVREMGYDSSLHMPDKVLNFVKDHFLMDGVIRSSPLLRTQSVRYTQIAVQRVQGLHKVYDVMFLGTDDGRLHKAVSAADKIHIIEEIALFPRQQPIQHIELDSGKGVLFVSSYSGVVQLGVSSCSAHATCGECVLARDPYCAWATTRCTDVTRTTPQSQWQQNIEDADPSSMCNATPSLQSVKSQSQGTSICQVVVVPANTFRVLPCKLRSNHAHRTWSYSPSTHHFLFPAPEGGLVVGGIEGAERAYACWAEERGFRQLVANYCVRADPRLQGRAPIGQPRAPPHPLEEETLVLPDRSHSPRGGRTRTYRAELIAVCVLLCVCVLCFGVCVVYGRARTPTTPQQQQQKQRIGGKPTESLPLNGSSIPTTPSELKGYQTLEENYCAVAHTNTHALSPTHPPSHVQRDSTLAGETQTAGDSSPICPRPRVRLGSEIRDSIV